A window of the Alnus glutinosa chromosome 4, dhAlnGlut1.1, whole genome shotgun sequence genome harbors these coding sequences:
- the LOC133867369 gene encoding UPF0481 protein At3g47200-like, whose protein sequence is MGGDTTVSESAAAPIKRSATQEALIGRGWPIFRVPPHVREAEKGAYIPKIVSIGPLHYHEPSLRAFEIQKNRFLTRLQNRMKNCEVLENAIKEMEEKTRKCYSDDFHDRINSDDFVRMMLLDGCFVVELLRLYTKSNYQGNDVKEPILETRWMVPNIGRDLLMLENQLPMFLLQKIFDMTTVESEATPLNKLALRFFEPLRPGKDKLAKKILNAEGEHPHLLAQFQCTFMSPNDNRRHSFPNSPEREDQSRYEKIPGKGWIQNATTLTYAGIRFKKKSGKFLDIVYKNKKLKIPTLFIDDGTSTLLRNLIAYEQSNRWAAAYFSCLAVFLDSIVDTENDINVLRRAGIIKQAKGGDQEVVTLFNSLTKGLEIDMDDCYITKQIEDINRCCRSHKARVRFRRILSKINFKGLNDTYVSSIMTLIYIWYFIKDNAPAT, encoded by the exons ATGGGTGGCGATACAACTGTTTCAGAATCTGCGGCGGCCCCAATCAAGAGGTCTGCTACACAAGAGGCTCTTATCGGCAGAGGATGGCCGATATTCAGGGTTCCACCACATGTACGTGAAGCTGAGAAGGGAGCCTACATCCCCAAGATCGTAAGCATTGGTCCATTACACTACCATGAACCCAGTCTCAGAGcctttgaaattcaaaaaaaccgGTTTCTTACTCGCCTTCAAAACCGTATGAAGAACTGTGAAGTTCTTGAAAATGCCATAAAGGAAATGGAGGAAAAAACCAGAAAATGCTATTCGGATGACTTTCATGATCGTATAAACAGTGATGATTTTGTCCGGATGATGCTCCTCGACGGCTGCTTCGTTGTAGAGCTCCTCCGCCTGTACACCAAGAGTAATTACCAG GGAAATGATGTGAAGGAGCCCATTTTAGAAACACGTTGGATGGTGCCAAATATCGGTCGTGATTTACTTATGCTTGAGAACCAACTTCCTATGTTTCTGCTGCAGAAAATATTTGACATGACCACCGTCGAGAGCGAGGCAACTCCTCTCAACAAGCTTGCTCTCCGATTTTTTGAACCATTGAGACCCGGAAAGGACAAATTGGCAAAGAAAATATTGAACGCCGAAGGGGAGCATCCACATCTATTAGCTCAGTTTCAGTGTACCTTCATGAGTCCAAACGATAACCGGCGCCATTCATTTCCGAATTCTCCTGAAAGGGAGGACCAGAGCAGATATGAAAAAATTCCTGGCAAGGGTTGGATCCAAAATGCCACAACACTCACTTATGCTGGTATTCGATTCAAGAAAAAATCCGGCAAATTTCTTGACATAGTGTATAAGAacaagaaattgaagattcCTACACTATTCATCGATGATGGCACAAGCACTTTGTTGAGGAACTTGATAGCTTATGAGCAGAGCAATAGATGGGCAGCAGCGTATTTTTCTTGCCTTGCAGTATTCTTGGATAGCATAGTGGATACGGAGAATGATATCAACGTTCTTCGTCGGGCGGGGATAATCAAACAGGCAAAGGGTGGCGACCAGGAGGTGGTGACTCTTTTCAATAGTCTGACTAAAGGGCTTGAGATTGATATGGATGACTGCTACATAACAAAGCAAATAGAAGACATCAACCGTTGTTGTCGATCACATAAGGCCAGGGTTCGATTTCGCCGCATTCTCTCCAAGATAAACTTTAAGGGTTTGAACGACACATACGTATCCAGTATAATGACGTTGATCTATATCTGGTACTTCATTAAGGATAATGCCCCTGCTACTTAA